gagaacctgaaatgCACaaagtggcgcctctgcggccggtggcgctccggcgctcaagtcagtgacaagaacacccaagaAACTGAGagaaatatgctctgtaggatcGTACTGaaagcacacaaccctagcagaatgagctgtaatgaaaaacgtacctctgcaaattctattaagtttacctttatagctaggtttcttctctctccaggccgttatgcttttggacgcgtggctcgcatccaaccctgcacgtgtcaccatctgggctggggttgCAGGTtgtacccagccctacacgtgtcatcacctgggttggagtaactgatagcatccaaccctacacgtgtcgtcatctgggttggggcaacTTGTACGtcatttctgtgtagtaactagtcgcgcggctaagtcctctactcaaggagTAAACTAGAACGCGACATGCtctagaacaccacctgacaaggcgagtatcgggtgcagcaaagtgcaccatctctgtgatatcgcttgtcgcttaatggcaccctccttatcGCAGCGCCATGCATGTTTtggctgaggaaaccttgccttCAACGAATGTGGCAAGCTGCCCCCTCAACCCAAACGCCCTTCATGCCCCATGCTGGCGTAACGATCGCCTCACTGGAGTTGTACACTTGAACTTGGGCCTTCATCAACTTCAATCTGAGCTTGTCCGGGAATCTGGCGACGTGCTTCCTGCGACGATATCAAGCTACCTGATCGCCAATCGCCAAACACGTCGATGACAGGtaaacccggcgacaaccggCCATGCTCATCGCAGAATGCCAGCTCCATGACCGGTGACTACACTCATCTCTGAACCGTCCATCTTTCCCTTGCTCACGTGCTccgctgagcacgccccacatagtcacgtgcaagacacgtcatcacacctgacgacctggtcggtacacaagccctccagtctcgagctgcgacTTGCTCAGCGAGGAGACTAAAGAGGTTTAAATCCGGCGGCTTACGTGGCTTTGCGCGTTGGCGCTAAAACTGTTCACTGacttgacatttcaccaactcCTTCGATCATTCGACACGTGGACCCATCAATGGCCATTGTtcactgtcgtttgcgcttctcaCAACGTTCGACATTCTTCGAAACTCTTAATCACTTCGCGGCATTTCACTGTTCATTATCTTCTACCTCTCTTCGAACTCTCAAAACGCTCCAGCGAACGCTCTGATTCTCCCAATCTCCATCCTTCTGACCACTCTTCTGATCAtctaaaggtaacttttttatcacttctactgatatttgctgcattttaatcggtgtGCATCATCCAATActtgtctggagcatacgttgtgggatgtttctctgctttgtttttctcttctctgcgtttagggtttctgaacctttctctgcgagccccccttGTTCTTCCCTCTTCTCTTCTTCTGTCGAGTCTTTCTGTTTACGAACACTCATACCTTTTCATCTTCTTGCAGCTTTCTCGATGACTCGTCCAAAAAtcacaccaaaccctcctccatctcctcgcAACCCTCCGGCGAAAACCCGTAGGGCCAACCCCTCTTCTTCCCGCGACCCCCCAAGGGGTCCCAACGTTCCCTCCGACTGAGTCGCGAGACCCGCGTCCTCTCACTGTAGCCAACCGCAACCAAACCCACCACAAACCAGCGTGGTGGTAAAACCTCTTCCAGATTACAAACGATTATACCCGTGGGCCTCCGCAACCTTGTTGGGTGAAACCTCATCCGTTAACTTCGACCTCGACATCTTTCGCCTCAAGAAGGGTGACAAGGAAAACCTCTCTTTCAGTAAAGAGCACGATGACAAAGTGGTTGTGCGGCCTTGTCCTCCCGGTGAGCCAATCTGCACCGATGATCAGGGGAGCGACGACACCCCTTTCTGCTTCATATACACCActatgttcaagaaggtcaaactctggtttcccttcacacgctttgagagggagctcctgaccgagctcgacattGCCCCcacccagctccatcccaacagctgggcattcgtacGAGCTTACCAGATTCTCTGCGCACACTTGGGACTCCCGGCCTCTGTGGACGTATTCTTGTACttgttcgaggcgaagaacccgggCGATCATCTATGGGTCAGCCTCAATGGGATCGCCGGGAGGTCCAttctctctatcttccagcaatcctacaaggattggaaggggaagttcgtacGTGTGTGCTGCAGCAATCAAGACCCTTCTCTTCTCgacgggttccccttgtactgggtgaacaaggggaagaaggagtcAAGTTTCAAGAAGGCCAGGGGGCCGGAAAAGATGGGGGCGCTCGACAAGGATTTGTTCAATTTCTGGAAAGGAGTTGCCTCCTGCAACGTGGTTCTCCCCAcctcctccattatttcttaTGAGTTTCACGAAAGCCAGCTAGACGTCCATATAGGTTCGTCCTTGGGCTTTCTTAACTTACACTTGTGTCGTCCGACCTTTGTCTCGTGTGTAGTTTTAGCTTTCCCTATGTGTTGTCTTTCATTATTTACCTTTCTTTGCATTGTTAACCACTGGACTAATCATGGGCCACTATGCAAATATGTTGTTGGGAAAGGATAAGATGGTTGAGCTACGTGTCATAGCTAGGCGCCACAAGCtagcggcgggctcccaaacagTTCCGAATTCTGTTacggagatcgccgccgctGAAGGCCAGTCTTCGCCAGCTGATCTACCCGCAGCCGCCGCTCTTCCAGCcccccaacgcaagaaactacCCCTCAAGAAGGCCAAGAGGAAGGCCCGTAGGGTAGTGTCTGATGAAGAGACGGATGAAGCCACTGAGGATGGACTAATCTGCAAGAGGAAGAGCGTGGTGGTGGCAGAGCCCTCAGTAATTGAGAGCGTCGCTCCAAACTTCATTGAGAacccccccagcgcctccacaccattcGAGTCCGCTGGGGAGGTTCCACTTTCAAACGCTTCAGTTGCTGAGGTCGCCCTCGAGCAACTTGCTGATACACAAGCCTCCATCCAAGCCGCCGAAGAGCTGCccacctcaccaccacgcctcgaAGCTCCCCCGTGATCCAACCttgcgagggtggtggtgagcaccAACCCCCGCCCCCTCCATCAACACCGGGTCTTCCATCCTCCCACCAAGAGGCCTTGAAAAACTTCAATACGCGTCTTCATGCTATGGCCGACGAGTGCCTCCCTCACATCGTCGTCGAAGGGCTGAAAGGCAACTTGGAGAAGCTAGAACTCGACTGCCGCATCCATCAAGAAGTCGCAAGCACCGCGAAGGCTGAAGCTGAGAAGATCAAGTGCAACATTTTGCTGCAAGGCATCGAGTTCTCGCGGGTCGAGAATGCTCTCAAAGACGAGCTCCGATGCGTGCGCGATGACAAGAATGAATTGCGTAGAAAACTGCACGACAAGCTTCAGGAGAccatcgagctggagagcaagctcgtCCCCTTGAGGGAGAAAATCGCCAAGCTGGAGGAGGCGAAGAAAGTCGATGCCCAACAGGTGGCCAACCTAGAGAAGAGATCGATCGAGAGGGAGACTCTTCTGGGAAGAGTTGAGCAGGATCGGGACAAGGCCTCCCAGGAATTAGCTGAAACTGCTGCGGAGCTTGCTCAAGCTCGTGAAGAAAACAGCGAGCTCAAGAAGAAAGCTGACGAGCTCGATGAAGAGAACAGCGGGTTGAAGACAAAGGTCGATGAGCTTCAGCTCGATGCTGCCCAAGTTCTCACTTCCGGCTTCGGAGCAGCTCtggagcagtttgcttgcaaatTCCCCGATCTGGACCTCTCGGAGTTTTCTGGGTACAATGAGGTTGTGGATGGCAAGATCGTCCCCCTCATCGACTTATCGCCTTAAAAACTCTTGTACTTGACTTTGTTCTGTAATTTTCATTCTGTTTAAACTATTTGATACTCATGTGCACGCATATATACATATGTATAATCTTCTAACTTATTTGTCGTGCAATTAACTTGTTTAGCTGTACGGTTTTTCTCAACTCATCGTGCTTTATACCAACCGGTACTTAACTTTCTACAAACCTTCTTAACTTAAACAAACGGTTAACTCGAAACAATAACGTTTAACACCAAATCACTTACTTGGTAAAGAAAGGCTTAGGTCAATCTTAATATCTGAACCCTCTCTCGCCCAAGCTACCAAGGGCCAAAGGCATTTTACGTTGCCACCTAGAACTTCGCTGGCACGGCCCTTGCCATCGCaatctttttctattttgatcTTGCGCATTGGCTTCTGGCGACATCCCCCTCCCTTAACTGAGAATGTTCTCTGCGGGACCACCTTCTAATTTCATCTTTGCCCGTATGGGAGGAGAGCTTCCTTTCGGATCTCCCTCCGCTTTCCCCGAGTCTTTATCTTGAAATAACTTGCATCATTGTCCCCTCATCTAGgagtagaggcgcctttcggatccttctctacctccctgagtttcagaacaatgatttGGGTGGTGGGGTGCCCTCTGCAAGCCTCTCCCCCCCCCCCTTTAACTTCTAGcttaactggtcttactaggcCAATATTGGTGCCTCACTCAAGGGGAAAGAGTTTTTCTCCGACCCTCCTTTCCCGTACTTGAGATCGTTaacacccctggcttttcagtctcatcttgcctgaactcactcgagggtgaggaggactttttctggtgcctcaacttgcccaggggttacatctcctcttccccggATTCACTGAGGACTTgcaacttgcctcaatttgctcacgcaaagaggtcttgtgatCTGTTCTTGCCTGTGCTCGCTCAGGGCGAGTAggactttaatcttttctcgcctacactcgctcggggctaggaggtcttttaaatctctttctcgcctacactcgctcaaggcgaggaggtcttttaaatctctttcttgcctgcactcgctcaaggcgaggaggtcttttaaatttctttctcgcctacactcgctccaggcgaggaggtcttttaaacctCTTTCTCGCCTAGTGGCGGTCGGAAAAATTTtaatacttgtgcctccgatcgccgagtgGCGATGAGGGCTTAAAGCTTGAACTTGCACCCTCGGTCGCCGGGTGGCAATGAGGGGTTTTTAAGACTTTATGTTTCGAAAGTTTTGTGCTGGATGCGTGCGATTTGGCTTCTCCATTTTTAATCTTACCCCACTATCTTGAAAAACAAacagcatgcaaacttaataactgggaaacttcgataaccttcgaaaccttctttattgggtggccttaTTAAAAACCCTTctcagggaaaaaagagtgcccccttgaaaaattgtttaaactgATACATCTTAAACTGTTGGAGTTTATTGCTACTTACAATGGCTTAACTGTAGTAAAACTTGaggtgggtggcgttccaagtgcgaggaatcgcccctccctccagtgtctccaagcggtaggcgccattcccgagtgcttcggttattctgaatggacctgtccacttgggtgacaatttgttttccatctcgtactgatgggccttcctcatcaccaggtcgccatctctgaactgcctcggctttatcttggagttgtatttgcgctcgacccttctctttactgcttcggccttcaccCGCGCTTCCTCCCTACCTCATCtagcaaatccaagttcatcctcctttcttcgttcgagtcttctgaCACGAAGTTCAGAAATCTCGGCGaactattacaagtaataagaagtgaaacgactacacctgattgaggttacaaagatctgccttaaaccagtaggcaagattgctagaacagtagctgcacctcacaccaagcttttggaaccaaaccaagaacaagcacgttgtgatttttgaaatctttgaagaacaaatgctaatcctttgtaaacctttgattctctgctgtaaaaacttgtttttgcaaatgtatgaactgttgaATTGATCTTTAACTCAGGAAACAAGTTTGCCTTTTATAGagaaccaacttataacagatatttaaaaaacagttaaagttgttataaaatgaacagattgaaaataaaatgaacagatttattttcaaaaagcagttagagaatctgttaagagaggtgacttagtcaaccattctggtgcagagataaaactgaaaacgtttaagcttgtcatggcaccagagagaaaaagaatctattcatttacagatgaacagatttattttttttttatttttttttcaaaacgaaaacagagaaagtttaactatttaaaactcagtcgttttgaaaagaagaagacttagtcaaaatacctgatgcacaaaatctaattttcacaagacatagccaaggcatcagtgtagaaaatgaatctgtttatttagaaaagaacagatttatttttatgcagtaaacgtgttttttgtaaaacatgtgaaaaacagtttaagaaaacttatgcttgttcttatcacatggtcagtggttatgaggtgagttactcagcaaaaagcccactcttagacaacctctaagcactaactaagacacacttaaagcaaagcaaaatgtacatataagtcttcatcaaacactacatatgagtcttcatcaaacacaatcttgaaggggcagcaaccatcttcaacaccgTACACCAAGCTAAATGGGGTACCTTCTCAGCCAGAAGTATGGTATGGTATGAGGCTCCCTTAGCTTACACTTGTATCGTCCGACATTTGCCTTGACGACGCTGTTTTGACTTGTGTGTAGTTTTAGCTTTCGCTATGTATTGTCTTACATTACTTATCTTTCTTTGCATTGTTAACTGCCGAACTAATTGTGGGCCACTAATGCAGATATGATGCTGGGAAAGGACAAGATGGCTGAGCTACGTGCCATTGCTAGGCGCCACAAgctggcggcgggctcccaaacagTTCCGAACTCTGTCGCGGAGATCGCTGCTGCCCAAGGCCAATCTTCGCCAGCCGATCCACCTGCAGCTGCCACCCTTCTAGCcccccaacgcaagaaactacCCCTCAAGAAGGCCAAGAGGAAGGCCCCTAGGGTAGTGTCTGACAAAGAAACGGATGAACCCACTGAGGATGGGCTAATCtgcaagaggaaaagggtggcggtgACAGAGCCCCCAACAATTGAGAGCGCCGCTCCAAACTTCATTTAAAacccccccagcgcctccacaccatttGAGTCCGTTGGGGATGTTCCACTTTCAAACGCTTCAGTTTCTGAGGCTGCTCCTGAGCAACTTGCTGATACCCAAGGCTCCAATCAAGTCGCCGAAGAGCTGCCCGCCTCACTACCACGCCTCGAAGCTTCCCCCGCAATTCAACCttgtgagggtggtggtgagcaccAAACCCTGCCACCCCCAGCAACCTTAAGCCTCCCAGCCGCTCTTCAAGAAGCTCTGAAGTCCTTTACCGTGCGCCTAAGTGCAATGGTCGACGATTGTCTTCCTCAAATCGTCAGCGAAGGGCTCAAAAACTCCTTGGAGAAGTTTGAGCTCGATAACCGGGTCAAACAGGAGGTGGCAAGCACCGCGAAAGCCGTGACCCAGAAGACCAAGTGCGACATGCTGATGCAAGGCCTCGAGTTCTCGCGGGTCGAAAATGCCCTCAAGGATGAGCTCCAGAGCATGCGCAAAGACAACAAAGGGCTGCGCAAAAAGCTTCACGACAAACTTCAAGACGCTgtcgaactggagagcaagatcgtccctctgagggagaaaattgccgcgctggaggaggcaaagaagactGGCACCGAGAAGATGGCCAACTTAGAGAAGAGGTCGGTCGAGAGGGAGACTCTTCTGGGGAAGGTTGAGCAAGAGCGGGACAAGGCTTCCCAAGAACTTAGCAAAACTGTTGTTGAGCTTGCCCGAGTTCGCGAGGAGGACAGCGGGCTCGAGCTTGAAGTCACCCGggttcgtgaagagaacagTGGGTTCAAGACGAAGATCAACGAGCTTAagcttgaggctgcccaagtTCTCACTTCCGGCTTTGGTGCTGCCTTGGAGCAGTTCGCTTGCAAATATCCCGACCTTGATCTCTCCGAGTTCTCAATATACAACGAGGTGATGGACGGCAGAATCGTACCCCCAACTGATTTATCGCCTTGAAACTCTTATGTTTTACCTTGGTCTGTAATAACTTTCATTCTGTTCGAACTGTTTGGTACTCATGTgcacatgtatatatatatatatgtataatctTTTGACTTATCTGTAATGCAATTAACTTGTTTAGCTGTATGGTTTTTCTCCACTCAACGTGCCTTGTACGAACCGACACTTAACTTTCTGCAACCCTTCTTAACTTAAACAAACGGTTAACTTGAAACAATAATGTTTAACACGACATCACTTACCCGGTAAAAAGGGCTTAGGTCGATCTTAATATCTGAACCCTTTCTCGCCCGATCTACCAAGGGCCAAAGGCATTTCTACGTCGT
The window above is part of the Phaseolus vulgaris cultivar G19833 unplaced genomic scaffold, P. vulgaris v2.0 scaffold_16, whole genome shotgun sequence genome. Proteins encoded here:
- the LOC137817123 gene encoding uncharacterized protein: MADECLPHIVVEGLKGNLEKLELDCRIHQEVASTAKAEAEKIKCNILLQGIEFSRVENALKDELRCVRDDKNELRRKLHDKLQETIELESKLVPLREKIAKLEEAKKVDAQQVANLEKRSIERETLLGRVEQDRDKASQELAETAAELAQAREENSELKKKADELDEENSGLKTKVDELQLDAAQVLTSGFGAALEQFACKFPDLDLSEFSGYNEVVDDMMLGKDKMAELRAIARRHKLAAGSQTVPNSVAEIAAAQGQSSPADPPAAATLLAPQRKKLPLKKAKRKAPRVVSDKETDEPTEDGLIFSEAAPEQLADTQGSNQVAEELPASLPRLEASPAIQPCEGGGEHQTLPPPATLSLPAALQEALKSFTVRLSAMVDDCLPQIVSEGLKNSLEKFELDNRVKQEVASTAKAVTQKTKCDMLMQGLEFSRVENALKDELQSMRKDNKGLRKKLHDKLQDAVELESKIVPLREKIAALEEAKKTGTEKMANLEKRSVERETLLGKVEQERDKASQELSKTVVELARVREEDSGLELEVTRVREENSGFKTKINELKLEAAQVLTSGFGAALEQFACKYPDLDLSEFSIYNEVMDGRIVPPTDLSP